One Sphingomonas sabuli genomic region harbors:
- a CDS encoding cysteine desulfurase family protein encodes MSKRIYLDHAATTPILPQARDAMIAAMAEWANPSSPHADGRRARGALERARETIRQTLDWRHDVIFTSGASEAVAIVAARARVPGRIVGATEHSIVPHEMGADATVAGVDNGGRIDGAALGTALDAGPALVAIQHVNNETGVIQPIAEIAEQVRAGGSLLLCDCAQSAGKIALPDADFIAISAHKFGGPPGIGALLVKDLATLQPVGGQEQGYRRGTQDVPACAAFAAALESRAFADAMPRLAKLRERLDAAITASGGVVIAGTSPRIANIGSVALPGIGQASLLAQFDLAGFAVSAGSACSSGKMKDSDVLKAMGIAADLAGSVLRVSFGPATGEADVDAFVDEWRRIAARGSARAA; translated from the coding sequence ATGAGCAAGCGCATCTACCTCGACCATGCGGCGACCACGCCGATCCTGCCGCAGGCGCGCGACGCGATGATCGCGGCGATGGCGGAATGGGCGAACCCCAGTTCCCCTCATGCCGACGGCCGCCGTGCGCGCGGCGCGCTGGAACGGGCGCGCGAGACCATCAGGCAGACGCTGGATTGGCGGCATGACGTCATTTTCACCAGCGGGGCCAGCGAGGCGGTGGCGATCGTTGCCGCCCGGGCACGCGTGCCGGGGCGCATCGTCGGGGCAACCGAACATTCCATCGTGCCGCACGAAATGGGGGCGGACGCGACCGTGGCGGGGGTCGACAACGGCGGACGTATCGATGGCGCGGCGCTGGGCACGGCGCTGGACGCGGGACCGGCGCTCGTCGCGATCCAGCACGTCAACAACGAAACCGGCGTCATCCAGCCGATCGCCGAGATCGCGGAGCAGGTACGCGCAGGCGGGTCCTTGCTGCTGTGCGATTGCGCCCAGAGCGCCGGAAAGATCGCACTGCCCGATGCCGACTTCATCGCCATTTCCGCGCACAAGTTCGGCGGACCGCCAGGCATCGGGGCGCTGCTGGTCAAGGATCTGGCGACGCTGCAGCCGGTCGGCGGGCAGGAACAGGGGTATCGGCGCGGAACGCAGGACGTGCCCGCCTGCGCGGCTTTTGCCGCAGCGCTGGAGAGCCGCGCGTTCGCGGACGCGATGCCCCGGCTGGCCAAGCTCAGAGAGCGGCTCGACGCGGCGATCACAGCGAGCGGCGGCGTGGTCATCGCTGGGACCAGCCCGCGCATCGCCAACATCGGCTCCGTGGCGTTGCCGGGCATCGGCCAGGCGAGCCTGCTGGCCCAATTCGATCTTGCCGGCTTCGCGGTCAGCGCGGGTAGCGCCTGTTCCAGCGGCAAGATGAAGGACAGCGACGTGCTGAAGGCGATGGGAATTGCCGCCGACCTTGCCGGCTCGGTGCTCCGCGTCAGCTTCGGCCCTGCTACCGGCGAGGCGGACGTGGACGCCTTTGTCGACGAATGGCGCCGGATCGCGGCGCGCGGTTCGGCCCGAGCGGCATGA
- a CDS encoding alpha/beta hydrolase, with amino-acid sequence MPEVIFPGPEGRLEGRFHPGPRPRAPVAMILHSHPQAGGTMNNKLVQLLYKDFVRRGFATLRFNFRGVGKSQGTFDNGIGELSDAASALDWVQQIHPEAETTWIAGVSFGAWIGMQLLMRRPEIRGFISIAPPANMYDFSFLAPCPSSGIIIQGESDEVVTPGAVQKLVDKLRTQKHITITHDVIPGANHFFANELDLLMKSVDDYLDMRLATDPKRPAITTKSGR; translated from the coding sequence ATGCCTGAAGTCATTTTCCCCGGGCCGGAAGGCCGCCTTGAAGGCCGTTTCCACCCCGGACCGCGTCCGCGCGCGCCGGTCGCGATGATCCTTCATTCGCACCCGCAGGCCGGCGGGACGATGAACAACAAGCTGGTCCAGCTGCTGTACAAGGACTTCGTCCGGCGCGGCTTCGCTACCCTGCGCTTCAACTTCCGCGGCGTCGGCAAGAGCCAGGGCACGTTCGACAACGGCATCGGCGAACTGTCCGATGCGGCCAGCGCGCTCGACTGGGTGCAACAGATCCATCCCGAGGCGGAAACCACCTGGATCGCGGGCGTCAGCTTCGGCGCCTGGATCGGCATGCAATTGCTGATGCGCCGCCCGGAAATCCGCGGCTTCATCTCGATCGCGCCGCCGGCCAACATGTACGATTTCAGCTTCCTCGCCCCCTGTCCGTCCTCCGGCATCATCATCCAGGGCGAAAGCGACGAGGTTGTTACCCCAGGTGCGGTGCAGAAGCTGGTCGACAAGCTGCGCACCCAGAAGCACATCACCATCACGCACGACGTGATCCCGGGCGCCAACCATTTCTTCGCCAACGAACTCGACCTGTTGATGAAGAGCGTCGACGATTACCTCGACATGCGGCTGGCGACCGACCCCAAGCGTCCGGCTATAACGACCAAATCAGGACGTTAG
- a CDS encoding threonine ammonia-lyase, with protein sequence MFALNSVSLDDVRDAAGRIAGHVVGTPLIESLISGHTVWLKAECLQTGHAFKLRGATNRLLQLTEAERQGGVVAFSSGNHAQGVAIAAKRLGIRAIIVMPADAPRVKVAATQSHGADIVFYDRRTESREDIANELAERRGLVVVPSFDDPAIVAGQGTVGLEILEQMPVATKRIVVPCGGGGLSAGIALACPDAAIAIVEPDGWDDMRRSLKQGEIVPVEDDAPPTLCDALQTPRVSPITFGILRDRGARALTVSDAEVETAIRFAWDKHQLVVEPGGAVALAALLAGKVGVGEATVAVLSGGNIDPDLHAGIVGSA encoded by the coding sequence ATCGAATCGTTGATTTCGGGCCACACCGTCTGGCTGAAAGCGGAGTGCCTGCAGACCGGCCATGCCTTCAAATTGCGCGGCGCCACCAACCGGCTGCTGCAGTTGACCGAAGCGGAGCGCCAGGGCGGAGTTGTCGCCTTTTCCTCCGGTAATCACGCCCAGGGCGTGGCCATTGCCGCCAAACGGCTGGGCATACGGGCGATCATCGTCATGCCGGCCGACGCACCGCGGGTGAAAGTAGCGGCGACGCAAAGCCATGGCGCCGACATCGTCTTCTACGACCGGCGGACCGAAAGCCGCGAAGATATTGCGAACGAACTTGCCGAGCGGCGCGGCCTGGTCGTCGTGCCGAGCTTCGACGACCCCGCGATCGTCGCGGGGCAGGGCACGGTCGGGCTGGAGATACTGGAGCAGATGCCGGTCGCGACGAAGCGCATTGTGGTGCCGTGTGGCGGCGGCGGGTTGTCCGCGGGCATTGCCCTGGCCTGCCCAGACGCGGCGATCGCCATCGTCGAGCCCGATGGCTGGGACGACATGCGCCGGTCGTTAAAGCAGGGCGAGATCGTCCCGGTGGAGGACGATGCGCCGCCGACCTTGTGCGACGCACTGCAGACCCCGCGCGTGTCGCCGATCACCTTTGGCATCCTGCGGGACCGCGGAGCCCGGGCGTTGACCGTTAGCGATGCGGAGGTGGAAACAGCGATCCGCTTTGCCTGGGACAAGCACCAGCTGGTGGTCGAGCCGGGCGGCGCAGTTGCGCTGGCGGCCTTGCTGGCGGGAAAGGTCGGGGTCGGCGAAGCGACGGTGGCCGTGCTGTCGGGCGGCAATATCGATCCGGACCTACACGCCGGGATCGTCGGGAGCGCTTAA